One Aegilops tauschii subsp. strangulata cultivar AL8/78 chromosome 7, Aet v6.0, whole genome shotgun sequence genomic window carries:
- the LOC120969747 gene encoding uncharacterized protein, with product MDKVLSFSILSASLADVASGAGAGGSWARVSWRGRKLQEDDRAGAAGKQGKQGGLPVESEQQPGNVKSQSPLPRFAPEFDGIDCFETIVWH from the coding sequence ATGGACAAGGTGCTGTCCTTCTCCATCCTGAGCGCGTCGCTGGCGGACGTCgcctccggcgccggcgccggcggcagcTGGGCTCGGGTCTCCTGGCGTGGGAGGAAGCTGCAGGAGGACGACAGGGCTGGAGCAGCAGGGAAACAGGGGAAGCAGGGCGGTCTGCCGGTGGAGTCAGAGCAGCAGCCGGGCAACGTGAAATCGCAGTCACCGCTGCCGCGGTTCGCGCCGGAGTTTGATGGGATCGACTGCTTCGAGACCATAGTGTGGCATTGA